The proteins below come from a single Eucalyptus grandis isolate ANBG69807.140 chromosome 3, ASM1654582v1, whole genome shotgun sequence genomic window:
- the LOC120291506 gene encoding uncharacterized protein LOC120291506, translating into MALNAIGMFKLIPSTLALMAVHRQRATSKSAKPSSNAQHGLDGGVPTTTLTTPPRRSTHAPSFSVSLGHAAGGGDGDGSVHVWQALETVARRRRERMKMGVERAIGTKKGEVFLGLFLEQMRVLSFLWVLG; encoded by the coding sequence ATGGCACTCAATGCAATTGGGATGTTCAAGTTGATTCCAAGCACGTTGGCCTTGATGGCGGTGCATAGGCAGAGGGCCACGTCCAAATCGGCCAAGCCCTCGAGCAACGCGCAGCACGGGCTGGACGGCGGGGTCCCGACGACGACGCTCACCACTCCCCCGAGGAGGTCCACGCACGCTCCGAGCTTCAGCGTGTCCCTCGGGCATGCGGCGGGGGGCGGGGACGGGGACGGGAGCGTGCACGTGTGGCAAGCATTGGAGACggtggcgaggaggaggagggagagaatgAAAATGGGGGTGGAACGAGCCATCGGGACGAAGAAAGGAGAAGTTTTTCTAGGGCTGTTTCTGGAGCAAATGCGtgtcctctcttttctttgggTTTTGGGTTAA
- the LOC104437662 gene encoding adenine phosphoribosyltransferase 5, which translates to MFAAENGLKGDPRLQAISRAIRVVPDFPKPGIMFQDITTLLLDHKAFKDTVDIFVDRYRDMDVSVVAGVEARGFMFGPAIALAIGAKFVPLRKPRKLPGEVIAESYVLEYGTDCLEMHVGAVEPGERAIVIDDLVATGGTLSAAIKLLERVGAEVVECACVIGLPEVKDCCRIKGKPLYILVEPRLSDECC; encoded by the exons ATGTTTGCAGCTGAGAACGGGCTGAAGGGCGACCCCAGGCTCCAGGCCATCTCCCGGGCCATCCGGGTCGTCCCCGACTTCCCCAAACCAG GGATAATGTTCCAGGACATAACGACGCTGCTGCTGGATCACAAGGCGTTCAAGGACACCGTGGACATCTTCGTCGACCGGTATCGCGACATGGACGTCTCTGTCGTCGCAG GGGTAGAAGCCAGAGGATTCATGTTCGGTCCGGCGATTGCATTAGCTATCGGCGCGAAGTTTGTCCCTTTGCGCAAGCCCAGAAAGTTGCCGG GTGAAGTAATAGCAGAATCATATGTCTTGGAGTATGGAACTGATTGTCTTGAAATGCATGTGGGTGCTGTTGAGCCTGGTGAGCGTGCAATAGTGATCGATGATTTGGTTGCCACAGGTGGGACCTTGTCTGCTGCTATAAAACTTTTGG AACGAGTTGGGGCTGAAGTGGTCGAATGTGCTTGTGTTATTGGGTTGCCCGAGGTCAAG GATTGCTGCAGGATTAAGGGGAAGCCGCTTTACATTCTCGTGGAGCCTCGCCTATCAGATGAATGCTGTTGA
- the LOC104439866 gene encoding UPF0481 protein At3g47200, translating into MSDHAAIQIVELKDAAAESDARMIVEEQFQTTEIRPSAPPVGSCEDTITRCLDQVHRLLKETPRGFLAETSPHTIFRIPRPLRGIDPKAEEPEILSIGPYHRGRPQVLAFEKFKPLFLSRFLGRTEKDLKGLTELVAGMESSARACYSEHVDMTSCDFVQMMLLDGCFVVEFLLHIFGSGHETGEHDPIFARPQIIPILIRDLLKLENQIPYSLLQSLFNGAVPLDLVEELGTLATLAFKLFTLAYPRSMALIKPWWNREYEHLLDLFYSSLSPRRQVHPKSRKKSWSSAQSVPCVTELGPCGIKFRSKKADSLLDISFRRRVLRIPDIPIKDFVNSVLIKPVLQIPNITIDDFMTTMLINCVSLEQCRENRSKYMTDYVSFMHCLINRPKDVSLLRSEGIIALFSHDDQRVADLFNKLGKNISYNVHDCFLSEQFKELESYYHSDWAKMMRTYFSSPWSVISLFSAFLVILLAIIQTYVAILTYCTHH; encoded by the coding sequence ATGAGTGATCATGCAGCCATCCAGATCGTTGAACTGAAAGATGCAGCAGCTGAATCCGATGCCAGGATGATTGTAGAAGAGCAGTTTCAGACGACAGAGATACGGCCATCGGCACCCCCAGTAGGATCGTGCGAAGATACGATTACTCGCTGCTTGGATCAAGTTCACCGCCTACTAAAGGAAACGCCAAGAGGCTTCCTAGCCGAGACCTCGCCCCACACCATCTTTAGGATCCCCCGGCCGCTTCGTGGGATCGATCCTAAGGCCGAAGAGCCTGAGATCTTATCTATAGGCCCATACCACCGGGGCCGGCCACAGGTGCTCGCGTTCGAAAAGTTTAAGCCGCTCTTCCTCTCGAGGTTCCTTGGCCGCACAGAGAAGGACTTGAAGGGGCTTACGGAATTAGTGGCGGGTATGGAGAGTTCTGCCCGGGCTTGCTACTCGGAACATGTGGATATGACAAGTTGCGACTTCGTGCAGATGATGCTACTCGACGGTTGCTTTGTGGTGGAATTCCTACTCCACATTTTCGGGAGCGGTCATGAGACTGGCGAACATGACCCCATCTTTGCACGGCCCCAGATAATCCCGATTCTCATTAGGGATTTACTGAAGCTTGAAAACCAGATTCCGTACTCCCTTCTTCAGTCATTGTTTAACGGGGCAGTCCCATTGGATTTAGTAGAGGAATTAGGAACTTTGGCCACACTCGCGTTCAAATTGTTTACTCTGGCCTATCCGAGAAGCATGGCGCTTATCAAACCTTGGTGGAATCGTGAATACGAGCACCTACTTGACCTGTTTTACTCGAGTCTCTCACCGAGAAGGCAGGTCCACCCCAAATCCAGGAAGAAGTCCTGGTCATCGGCTCAGTCCGTACCGTGTGTCACCGAGCTTGGGCCCTGCGGAATCAAATTTAGGTCCAAGAAGGCAGACAGTTTGCTGGACATAAGTTTCCGTAGACGAGTGCTCCGGATACCAGATATTCCAATCAAAGACTTCGTGAACAGCGTGCTGATAAAACCGGTACTCCAGATACCAAACATCACAATCGACGATTTCATGACCACCATGCTGATAAACTGCGTGTCCCTGGAACAATGCCGGGAAAACAGGTCCAAGTACATGACTGATTACGTCTCCTTCATGCACTGCCTTATCAATCGGCCGAAGGACGTGTCGCTCCTCCGTTCAGAAGGGATCATCGCACTATTTTCTCATGACGACCAGCGAGTGGCTGATTTGTTCAATAAGCTGGGGAAGAACATTTCTTACAACGTTCATGACTGTTTTCTGTCGGAGCAGTTCAAGGAACTGGAGTCGTACTACCACAGCGACTGGGCGAAAATGATGCGCACTTACTTTTCCAGTCCGTGGTCGGTCATATCTCTCTTCTCAGCTTTCTTAGTCATACTTCTCGCCATCATACAAACTTATGTTGCTATTCTTACTTATTGCACGCACCACTAG